From Perognathus longimembris pacificus isolate PPM17 chromosome 4, ASM2315922v1, whole genome shotgun sequence, one genomic window encodes:
- the LOC125350172 gene encoding UDP-glucuronosyltransferase 1A3-like, with the protein MATGLQVLLRGLARLLCLLWALPRAEGGKVLVLPMEGSHWLSMQDLVQELHARGHQAVVVAPEVNLFIREQEFFTLQTYAIPYSRQVYKQHVLGHLKMFLETESTLNKLWKAVGGLQNLSALYERSCTGLLYNKTLQRHLNSSSFDVAITDPVYPCGAVLAKYLSIPAVFFLRAIPCGLDFEATQCPNPSSYVPVLLTENSDHMTFLQRVKNWLYPLPLNFLCYFITSPYARLASELLQREVSLLDVFSHASMWLFRGDFVLDYPRPIMPNMVFIGGINCANQKPLSQVCICFLIQFKF; encoded by the coding sequence ATGGCCACAGGCCTGCAGGTGCTCCTTCGAGGGCTCGCACGTCTGCTCTGCTTGCTGTGGGCCCTGCCCCGGGCGGAAGGCGGGAAGGTGCTGGTGTTGCCCATGGAGGGCAGCCACTGGCTGAGCATGCAGGACCTGGTGCAGGAGCTGCACGCCCGGGGCCACCAGGCGGTGGTCGTGGCCCCCGAGGTGAATTTGTTCATCAGAGAACAGGAATTCTTTACTCTGCAAACCTATGCCATTCCATATTCCAGGCAAGTGTACAAGCAACACGTGCTGGGCCACCTGAAAATGTTCTTGGAGACAGAAAGTACTCTGAATAAACTCTGGAAAGCCGTGGGAGGTTTACAAAATCTATCTGCTTTGTATGAAAGGTCTTGTACTGGGCTACTTTATAATAAGACGCTTCAGAGACATCTGAATTCCAGTTCCTTCGATGTGGCTATAACAGACCCTGTTTACCCCTGTGGAGCAGTGCTGGCTAAGTACCTGAGTATTCCGGCTGTGTTTTTTCTGCGTGCTATTCCCTGTGGCCTAGACTTTGAGGCTACACAGTGTCCAAACCCTTCCTCATATGTTCCTGTGTTATTAACAGAGAATTCAGACCACATGACCTTCCTGCAGAGGGTCAAGAACTGGCTCTACCCTCTGCCTCTGAACTTTCTTTGCTATTTTATTACGTCTCCTTATGCAAGGCTCGCCTCTGAGCTCCTGCAGAGAGAGGTGTCCTTGCTGGATGTTTTCAGCCACGCTTCCATGTGGCTGTTCAGAGGGGACTTTGTGTTGGACTACCCCAGACCCATCATGCCCAACATGGTCTTCATCGGGGGCATCAACTGTGCCAACCAGAAGCCACTCTCGCAGGTCTGTATTTGTTTCTTGATTCAATTCAAGTTTTAG